Genomic segment of Mycobacteriales bacterium:
GCCGTGGGCGTGGATGTAGTCCCAGTACACGTTCAGGTCGCTCGCCTTGATGTCGAACGCCTGACCGTAGGTGAGGGCGGCGTGCGCGCACAGGGTGATCTGCTTCGCGGTGATGCCGATCGTGTCGTCGGCGCCGGAGTACATCTGGGCCACCGGCGGGCCGCCGTTGGACGGGAAGAAGACCCGGACGCCGTCGATGGTCTCGTAGTGCCCCGGCCCGGAGAACTCGCTGGCCTGGGCCGCCGTCGACGACGCGGTGGTCGGGGCACCGACCGACGAGGAGCCAGCCGCCCCGGTGACGGCCACTCCGGTGACGGCGCCGGTCGCGGTCCCGGACCGGGCGCCGGGCCCCGCGCTGGCACTCGCGGTGGGCCCGGGCGCGGGCCCGCCGTTCAGGGCGGTCGACGGCGACCCGGTCGCGGCGACGGTTCCGATCGTCGGCCTGCTCTGGTCGAGGGAGTACCCGGAGTACACGAGTCCCCAGACCACGGCGACCGACGCGACCGAATAGGCCCGCGGATGGGCCCGGAACGCGGCAACCGACGGCGGGCCGACCTTGGCCGCGAAGGCGGACAGCCTGGCCGGGACGAAGCGCAGCTGGTCGCGGTGCGCGGTCGCGATCGCGCCGGCCCCGACCAGGAGGCAGCCGAGCAGGACCCAGGGCCACCACACGGTGCCGCCGCCGCGCGAAGCCGGCGCAGCCGGGGCGGCGGCCGCCGGTGCCGGGGCGGGCGGGGCGAGGCTCGGCGCCGGGCTGGTGCCGGGCGGCGCCACCGCCGCCTGGCTGGTCGCAACGCTGGCCGGCGGCGGCGCGGGCACCGGCGCGGGTGCCCGGGTCACCGCAGATGCGCCCGGGACCGGTGCCAGGGTCGCGGGCGTCACCGGGGCGGCGGGCGCTGCCGGGGTCGCCGGGAACTCGTACTCGGCTACCGCGGTAGTCAGGCTGACGTAATACGCGACGGCCCAGGCGTCCGACGGGCCGGACGAGATCGGGATGAGGACGAGCCCGGTGTTGCCGTGCACCCGCCAGTACCCGACGAGCTCACGCAGGTCGAAGACCCAGGTGTCGTAGGCGGCGTTCGGCTTGCCGATCGCGGAGCCGTGCGCGCAGTCGTAGGCGGGGGCATTCGAGGCGGTCAGGCTCGCCGGGATCGGATGGACGAGGGCGCAGGCCTCCACGATCGCCGAGCTGGGATTGACGTTGTAGACCTGGTAGACGCTGGTGTTCGACGCGCCCGACTGATTGGTGAGGTGGAAGGTCGCAACGAGGTCGAGCGGGACCGCCCCGGCGGGCAGGTAGTCGAGCGCGAAGTGCACGTAGGAGCGGGCCAGTTCCTGGCCGGCGTTCACCGAGACGTGGATGGAGGAGGGGTCGCCGTTGTAGGGATCGACGGGAGAGTCGGTGACGTAAGACTGCCGGTCCGGCGGAATCGCGCTGGAGTCGGGTGCGGCGACCGCGGTGGTCGCGAGGCCGGAGAACAGTCCGACCGCGAGCAGTCCGCTCGCCAGGGTGCGCCTCTTCATCGGTGACCCCTTCCTGGACAGCCGTCCCCGAGCTGGTGAGAGAGGAAAAAGTCCACGCTGGCCTGGGTCACGTCCGGGCCCAACGGGTCGGTGTACGGGCCGTCCCCCGGCGAGTCGGGATAGGCGTGCTCCATCCCGTAGATGGCCCAGAGGTCGACCAGGTCGCAACCGCCGGCATCGGTGAAGTGGGAAACCGAGTACGGGTAGCTGCCCCGGAAGCCGATCGCCCCGCCCGGGCAGGTCCAGCTGTCGTTGTGGATGCAGAGGTCCCCGCTCCCCGGGGCCGGGGTCTGGCCGAACCCGTAGGTCGTGGTCGCCGCCGGGGTCCGCGGCACGGCCGGGCTCACCGGCGAACCGGTCTCGACCAGGCTGTCCACGCCGAGCCAGGACTGGACCAGGCCGGCGGCGAGCGGGAGCGGGTTGACCGTGTCGGCGCTGCCGTTCTCGACGAAGAGCGGGACCAGCCGGGCCCGCGGGCCCATCGCCTCGTACGCGAGCCGGCCGGTGGCGTCGGCGCAGGCGGCGTACGCGCAACCGGCGATCACCCCCGCGGCGGCGAAGACGTCCGGGTAGGCCGCGGCGAGGATCACCGACATGTCGGCGCCGGCCGAGATGCCCTCGACGTACACCCGGCGCGGATCCCCGTGCTCGGTGTCGACGACCCACTGGGCCAGCCCGGCGATCGTCGACGCCTCGCCGCTGCCGCGCACCTGGTCGGCCGGGAGGAACCAGTTCCAGCAGCCGATGCCGTTGCCGTCGGCGAGCGGCGCGGTGCTCGGCGCCGTCACGTTCTGCTGCGGGTAGACGACGACGAAGTCCCGCTGGTCGGCCAGCTCGTCGAGGCGGGTGGCCGCGGCCGCCTGGACCGCGGTCTGGTTGCAGCCGTGCAGGAACCCGACGACCGGCCGCGGTGCCGAGCGGTGCCCCGGCGGCACGTAAAGCCAGTACTGCCGGGCGCCCGGCGCGCCCTGCGCCGGGTAGTACCCGGAGGTGAAGGAGCCGGAACCGGCGGCACCGGCACCGGCGGCACCGGCGGGCAGCGCGGCGAGCGCCGTGCCGGCAAGGGCGATCCCGAGCAGCAGCCGGAGCGGACGGGTGCTCATTCGCCGAACCGGGCCCGCAGGGCCAGCTTGTCGAACTTGCCGACCGAGGTCCGCGGGACCTCGCCGATCAGCTCGACCCGGTCCGGTAGCTGCCAGCGGGCGAACCCGGCGCCGAGCAGATGCTCGTGCACCTCGGCGAGGGTGACGGTGGCGCCGGAGGTGGCCACGATGGCGGCGAGCGGGCGTTCCAGCCACTTGGGATCCGGGATGGCGACGACCGCGGCCTCGAGCACCCCCGGCATCGCCATCAGGGCGGCCTCCATGTCGACCGATGAGATCCACTCGCCACCGGACTTGATCAGGTCCTTGGTGCGGTCCGCGATCCGGAAGTAGCCGTTCGGCGACCCGACCGCGACGTCGCCGGTCGCGAACCACCCGGCCTCGAACTGCTCGGCGCCGGCGCCGTGCAGGTAGGAGTCGACGACCCACGGGCCACGGACGAACAGCCGGCCCATCGCCGCGCCGTCCCACGCCAGGTCCTCGCCCCGCTCGGAGCGGATCGCGAGGTCGATCGTCGGCAACGGCAGGCCGGCCTGGCAGGCCGCCTCGCTGACCATCTGCTCGGCGGGGTAATCGGCCATCCGGTGCTTCGGCCAGGCGACGCTGGCCAGCGGCGAGGTCTCGGTCATCCCCCAGGCCTGAAGGATCGGGATGCCGAACTCGCTGCGGTACCGCTCGATCAGCGCGCGCGGCGGTTGGGCGCCGCCGCAGACGATGTGGCGCAGGCGCGGCAGCCCGCCGCCCCGCCGGCGCAGCTCGTCGGCGGTTTCCAGCCAGATCGTGGGCACCCCGGCGGTCACGGTCACCTGCTCCTCGGCGAGCAGGTCGACGAGCAGCCGGGGCTCGAACGGGCCGGCGAGGAACACCTGTTTGGCGCCCATCATGGTGGCCGCGTGCGGCGCCCCCCACGCGTTGGCGTGGAACATCGGAACCACCGGCAGGACACAGTCGCTCGGACCGATCGCCAACCCGGCTCCGGAACTCACCCCGAGCGCGTGCAGCACCGAGGACCGGTGGGTGTAGACGACCCCCTTCGACCGTCCGGTGGTACCCGACGTGTAGCAGATCCCGAAGGGTGCGGACTCCTCGATGTCCGGCCGCGGGTAGGTGGCCGGCTGGGTGGCGAGGAGATCGTCGTAAGAGATCAGATGGGGTAGATCCGAATCGGGAACCTCGCCGAACACGACGATCTGCCGGACCCCGTCGAGGAACCCGGCACCGCGCGCCTTTTCCAGCAGCGGAACGAGATCCGCGTCGACCAGGATCACCTGGTCGCCCGCATCGTCGACGATGTAGCCGAGCTCGTCCGGCGACAGGCGCAGGTTCAACGTGTGCAGGACCCGACCGGCACAGGTCACCCCGAAGTAGGCCTCGAGATGGCGGTAGCTGTTCCAGGCCAGCGTGCCGACCGCCGCGCCGGGCGCCACGTCGAGCGCCTCGATCGCGTTCATCAGCCGGGTCGCCCGGACCGCGAAGTCGCCGTAGGTGTAGCGATGGCGCCGACCGTCCGCCCAACCGGTGACGATGTCGACGTCGCCGAAATGCCGCGCGGCGTGGTCGAACATGGTCCACGCGTTGAGCGGCATCTCCATCACCGGGTGCTCACCGGCCGCACGATTCCGCGAACTCGACTACGGCGTCCGCAACGACGGACGCGCCGGGATCGCCCAACGCGATCGTGTAGTGCGTGGTGCCCGGAACCACCCGATGCTCGAACGCGGAGACCAGACCGGCGCATTCGTCGACGACGTCGTCGGTCATCAGCGGCGGTTGCCCGGGCGCCATCCCCTCCGCGGCCCGCAGCAACAGGACCGGCACCGCCAACCCGGCGAGCCGCCGGCGCAGGACCGCGGTGTCCATCGCGTCCAGCGAGTCGGCGCGGACGGCCGCCGCGGAGGCCTTCGGCTGGAGCCGCGGCGCCTCCCCGCCGAGGTCGTAGCCGAGATAGGCCTCGACCCACGGCCCCCAGCGACCGCCGCGGAACGTCGGCAGCTCCCGCCAGAACTGGTAGTACTCCTCCAGGCTGCCGAACGTCTGGCTCAGGCGGCCGACCTGGGCGGAGAGCAGCGCCTCGAGCAGATCGTCGACGTCGATCCCCGGCGGCGGGTCGAGCGGCGGTCCGCCGTCGATCAGCACCAGGCCGGCGACGAGCTCCGGGAACTCGGCGGCGAGCGCGACCGCGACGTAGGCGCCCATCGAGTGCCCCACCAGGATGCTGCCGCCCAGGTCGAACGCGGTCATCGCGGCCGCGACGTCGCGGGCATGCTGGCGCATCCCGTACGGTCCGGCCGGCTTGTCGGCGTCGCCGCGCCCGCGCAGGTCCAGCGCCAGCAGGCCCCGGCGGCCGGCCAGCCGCTCGGCGATGCCGACGAAGTTCAGGTAGGACGCCGTTATGCCGTGGATGCCGACGATCGGCCGGCCCGAGCCGGGCCAGAAGCCGTAGCCGAGGCGGATGCCGTCGCCGCGCACCCGGCCGCGGGCCTCGGTCGCGATCCCCATCCCCACCCGCTCCCAACGAACGCCCGTTCGCCCCTTGCGAATTCGCGCCAGTCTGTGGTCCCCTGAGATGCGCGTCAAGGCAGGTTGGGGGCTCGATTCATAACGAGCGTTCGGAAGGATACCGTGTCGGACCAGACTCCCGCTCGCAGCGTGACCGTCCCGCTGACCCCGCCGCTCCCGCTACTCGACCGGGCGAACCGCAACACCGCGACCCCGACCCCGCAGGCCGCGTCGCTGCTGCCGCCCCGGGCCACCGCCGAAGGGACGCTGCGCCGGATCTATGAGACCGCGCTGCTCGAGTTCGGTCAGCGCGGCTTCCACGCCGTGTCGGTCCGCGACATCACCCGCCGGGTCGGCCTTCAGGCCAGCTCGCTGTACGCGCACGTGACGTCGAAGCAGCAGCTGCTCGCCGACCTGATCCGGATCGGCCACGAGGAGCACTACGACCGGCTGCGGCTGGCCCTGCTCGAGGTCGACAGCGACCCGCGGGAGCAGATCCAGGCGCTGACCCGTGCCCACGTCGGGCTGCACGTGACCTACCCGCTGCTCGCCCGGGTGTGCAACCGCGAGCTGGCCGCGCTGCCCGAGGACGGCCGGGCGGAGATCCTGAACATCCGGCTGGAATCCGAACGGCTGTTCGCCGACGTGGTCAATCGCGGGCAGCGGCTGGGGGTCTTCGCCCCGGTCGACCCGCTGCTCGCGGTCGCCGCGATCGGCGCCATGGGGATCCGGGTGGCCGAGTGGTGGGACCCGGAGCTCGGCCCCACCGCGGAAGAGGTCGCGGACACCTACGCAGGCTTCGCCACCCGTATGCTGACCTGACCCAACCCCAGGCTCGAACGGAGGGCGCGCGGTGTCCCGGCGGGGCTGGTTGCTGTTCGCCGCGATGTGCGTCATCTGGGGCCTGCCCTACCTGCTGATCAAGGTGGCGGTGCGGGACCTGTCGCCGGCCGCGCTGGTCTTCCTGCGCACCGGCATCGGCGCCCTACTGCTCGTTCCGGTCGCGGCCGGCCGTCGCCAGCTTCGCCCGCTCCTGGCCCGGTGGGGGCCGTTGCTCGCGTTCAGCGCGGTCGAGATCGTCGTCCCCTGGTTCCTGCTGTCCGCCGCGGAACGGCGGCTGTCGAGCTCGCTGTCCGGGTTGCTCGTCGCCGCGGTTCCGCTGGTCGGGGTCGTCCTCGCCCGGGCCACTGGCGCGCGGGATCGGATAGGCCCGAGCCAGCTCGCCGGCCTGGTGCTCGGCCTGTTCGGGGTCTCGGCGCTGGTCGGATTCGACGTCGGCGCGGCCGATCTCGGGTCGGTCGGGGAGATCGCCGTGGTGGTCGTCGGATACGCGACCGGTCCGTGGCTGTTCTCCCGGTACCTGGCCGATCTGCCCAGCCTGGGGGTGGTCGCGGCTTCGCTGCTGATCGCCGCGCTGGTCTACGCGCCGTTCGGATTGACCGAGCTGCCCGCGCGGTGGCCGTCGGCGCACGTCGCGGGCGCGGTCGTCGTGCTCGCGGTGATCTGCACGGCGCTCGCATTCATGGTCTTCTTCGCGCTGATCGCCGAGGTCGGTCCGGTCCGCGCGACCGTCATCACCTACGTCAACCCGGCGGTCGCCGTCGTCCTCGGCGTCGGCCTGCTCGGCGAGTCCTTCACCACCGCGACGGCCGTCGGGTTCCTGCTGATCCTCGCCGGCTCGGTGCTCGCGACCCGGCGCTCCGGCGCGATCAGGTCCGACGGTGGAAATCGTGCGGGTCGCTCCGGTAGTCCTGGCCGGTCGGGCTGGTCCAGGTCAGGGTGGCCTCGGCGCCCCCGCGCAGCTTCCAACCACCCAGGTGCACCGCGGCATGATGCCGCCCGCACAGGCTGACCAGGTTGTCCCGGCTGGTCGCACCGCCCCGGGCCCACCAGCGCATATGGTGCGGTTCGCAGGAGGTCGCCGCCCGGGCGCAGCCGGGGAACCGGCAGGTCCCGTCCCGCGCCGCGACGTAACCCCGTAACCGCAGGTCGGGGTCGCGGCGGCTCCGGCCCAGGTCGAGCAGCTTCCCGTCGACCGGGTCGACCAGCAGCCGGCTGAACCACCCGGCGGTGCAGGCGACCTGCTCCGTCGTCTCGGCACCGATCGGGCCGAAGCCACCGAGATCGCCCGGTTCGCGGGAGCTGCCGAACAAGGTGTCGGCACCGACCACGACCTGCACGGTGGCGGCCACCCGCGGGCTGCCGTCCGGTCTTTGCAGGATGAGCTCGACGAACGCGTCGGCCCGGCGCTCCTCGACGCTGCGGCCGTCCTCGGGCCCGGACCGGCCCGCGTGGGCCTCCACCGCCGCCTCGATCGAGGCGAGCGTGACCTGGTCGAGCTCGGCGTGCAGCAGCCCGAGGCTCCGATCGGTCCAGAACCGCGGCTGCGGCTGCCAGGGCTCGGGGATGAACTCCGTCGGGGCGATCACCGCGGGGGTGACCCGGAGCACAGCCCGGCGCAGGATCCGGGTCAGCCGGCCCGGGGTGCATCGGCGGGCCCGGTCCATCGTCTCCTCCGCGATCGCGGCGGCCACCGGGCCCGGCACGCCGGCCAGCTCCAAACCGAACGTCGACGCGTGCCCCCAGCCGATCTCCCCCGCCGCCAGCGCCTTGGCCACCGGCGGCAACCGGTCCAGCGTCTGGGCGAAGTCGAGGCGGTTGCCCATGCTCCGCACCGAGATCCGGATCCGGGTGGCCATCTGCAACTCGCCGGCGTCCGGGAAGATCTCGTCCCCGAGCCGCCGCTCGGCCCGCAGTTGCCAGCTCGCCGCGGACGCCGACACCCACGACGCCAGCCGCTCCCAGGCGGCGACCCCGTCGAGGAGCTCGGCGTCGGACACGCGCTCGGGGTCCGCGCCGGCAAGCAGCGCGGCCAGCTCCGGACCCGGCATCCCCTCGAACATGTGTTCGACTCTACCACACGTCACCGACGGCAAACGGACCCAACCACAGGTTGTGGGAACCCTGTGGTCCCCCGGCACGGCGACCGTTAGGCTTCGCGCTCGTGGCCAACGTGCTGACCCCGCAGGACGAGGACTTCCCTCGCTGGTACCAGGACGTGGTGGCCAAGGCCGAGCTGGCCGAGCCCGGACCGGTGCGCGGCACGATGGTGATCCGGCCCACCGGCTACGCCCTGTGGGAGCGCACCCAGGCGGAGATGGACGCCCGGATCAAGGCCGCCGGTGCGGAGAACGCCTACTTCCCG
This window contains:
- a CDS encoding alpha/beta hydrolase; amino-acid sequence: MGIATEARGRVRGDGIRLGYGFWPGSGRPIVGIHGITASYLNFVGIAERLAGRRGLLALDLRGRGDADKPAGPYGMRQHARDVAAAMTAFDLGGSILVGHSMGAYVAVALAAEFPELVAGLVLIDGGPPLDPPPGIDVDDLLEALLSAQVGRLSQTFGSLEEYYQFWRELPTFRGGRWGPWVEAYLGYDLGGEAPRLQPKASAAAVRADSLDAMDTAVLRRRLAGLAVPVLLLRAAEGMAPGQPPLMTDDVVDECAGLVSAFEHRVVPGTTHYTIALGDPGASVVADAVVEFAESCGR
- a CDS encoding DMT family transporter, yielding MSRRGWLLFAAMCVIWGLPYLLIKVAVRDLSPAALVFLRTGIGALLLVPVAAGRRQLRPLLARWGPLLAFSAVEIVVPWFLLSAAERRLSSSLSGLLVAAVPLVGVVLARATGARDRIGPSQLAGLVLGLFGVSALVGFDVGAADLGSVGEIAVVVVGYATGPWLFSRYLADLPSLGVVAASLLIAALVYAPFGLTELPARWPSAHVAGAVVVLAVICTALAFMVFFALIAEVGPVRATVITYVNPAVAVVLGVGLLGESFTTATAVGFLLILAGSVLATRRSGAIRSDGGNRAGRSGSPGRSGWSRSGWPRRPRAASNHPGAPRHDAARTG
- a CDS encoding TetR/AcrR family transcriptional regulator — its product is MTVPLTPPLPLLDRANRNTATPTPQAASLLPPRATAEGTLRRIYETALLEFGQRGFHAVSVRDITRRVGLQASSLYAHVTSKQQLLADLIRIGHEEHYDRLRLALLEVDSDPREQIQALTRAHVGLHVTYPLLARVCNRELAALPEDGRAEILNIRLESERLFADVVNRGQRLGVFAPVDPLLAVAAIGAMGIRVAEWWDPELGPTAEEVADTYAGFATRMLT
- a CDS encoding PHB depolymerase family esterase, coding for MSTRPLRLLLGIALAGTALAALPAGAAGAGAAGSGSFTSGYYPAQGAPGARQYWLYVPPGHRSAPRPVVGFLHGCNQTAVQAAAATRLDELADQRDFVVVYPQQNVTAPSTAPLADGNGIGCWNWFLPADQVRGSGEASTIAGLAQWVVDTEHGDPRRVYVEGISAGADMSVILAAAYPDVFAAAGVIAGCAYAACADATGRLAYEAMGPRARLVPLFVENGSADTVNPLPLAAGLVQSWLGVDSLVETGSPVSPAVPRTPAATTTYGFGQTPAPGSGDLCIHNDSWTCPGGAIGFRGSYPYSVSHFTDAGGCDLVDLWAIYGMEHAYPDSPGDGPYTDPLGPDVTQASVDFFLSHQLGDGCPGRGHR
- a CDS encoding ABC transporter substrate-binding protein; its protein translation is MKRRTLASGLLAVGLFSGLATTAVAAPDSSAIPPDRQSYVTDSPVDPYNGDPSSIHVSVNAGQELARSYVHFALDYLPAGAVPLDLVATFHLTNQSGASNTSVYQVYNVNPSSAIVEACALVHPIPASLTASNAPAYDCAHGSAIGKPNAAYDTWVFDLRELVGYWRVHGNTGLVLIPISSGPSDAWAVAYYVSLTTAVAEYEFPATPAAPAAPVTPATLAPVPGASAVTRAPAPVPAPPPASVATSQAAVAPPGTSPAPSLAPPAPAPAAAAPAAPASRGGGTVWWPWVLLGCLLVGAGAIATAHRDQLRFVPARLSAFAAKVGPPSVAAFRAHPRAYSVASVAVVWGLVYSGYSLDQSRPTIGTVAATGSPSTALNGGPAPGPTASASAGPGARSGTATGAVTGVAVTGAAGSSSVGAPTTASSTAAQASEFSGPGHYETIDGVRVFFPSNGGPPVAQMYSGADDTIGITAKQITLCAHAALTYGQAFDIKASDLNVYWDYIHAHGGVYGRTVNASYQNDNYDPGTAVQAAQACKDAGTFMLLGGIGFDQIPAVRVWAEQNHELYLHHIATVEGSAGLHYSFTALPTLEQMGTWFGQLALAKFRGQKVGVIWRDSPNWQPARDIFEQMLRAAGVQVFDYPVQINQGNYTQDLFQLKTAGVTAVFALENALAATEMIQQAEGQKYYPSWLVFPFNLTIKTLGAAALQQPLYGIAAWDPYDSTWSGGPYSSYTSDILEFNREYKAYDPGANLGGDGGDLLFLNWEAQRGIRDLFLECGPNCTRNRMAGILLAGYHRTVPPNCDVDFSQGDHHHGGYLTDADMVVRDPQGNAAWIPIDRCVSSVS
- a CDS encoding long-chain-fatty-acid--CoA ligase, which translates into the protein MEMPLNAWTMFDHAARHFGDVDIVTGWADGRRHRYTYGDFAVRATRLMNAIEALDVAPGAAVGTLAWNSYRHLEAYFGVTCAGRVLHTLNLRLSPDELGYIVDDAGDQVILVDADLVPLLEKARGAGFLDGVRQIVVFGEVPDSDLPHLISYDDLLATQPATYPRPDIEESAPFGICYTSGTTGRSKGVVYTHRSSVLHALGVSSGAGLAIGPSDCVLPVVPMFHANAWGAPHAATMMGAKQVFLAGPFEPRLLVDLLAEEQVTVTAGVPTIWLETADELRRRGGGLPRLRHIVCGGAQPPRALIERYRSEFGIPILQAWGMTETSPLASVAWPKHRMADYPAEQMVSEAACQAGLPLPTIDLAIRSERGEDLAWDGAAMGRLFVRGPWVVDSYLHGAGAEQFEAGWFATGDVAVGSPNGYFRIADRTKDLIKSGGEWISSVDMEAALMAMPGVLEAAVVAIPDPKWLERPLAAIVATSGATVTLAEVHEHLLGAGFARWQLPDRVELIGEVPRTSVGKFDKLALRARFGE